One Belonocnema kinseyi isolate 2016_QV_RU_SX_M_011 chromosome 6, B_treatae_v1, whole genome shotgun sequence genomic region harbors:
- the LOC117174176 gene encoding cytochrome c oxidase assembly factor 3, mitochondrial: MSDTLPKLDLKKDQRKVTPTDLINMKRVEEVNLQRVTKLKQIRKRNIFTAAFLAFGVIGIYAYTIGAVKQEEFLDDFNEPEKINTE; encoded by the coding sequence ATGAGCGATACCTTGCCAAAACTGGATCTGAAGAAAGATCAAAGGAAGGTGACCCCTACGGATTTGATTAATATGAAGAGAGTGGAAGAGGTAAATCTGCAAAGGGTAACAAAACTGAAGCAAATTCGCAAAAGGAATATATTCACTGCAGCTTTCCTCGCCTTTGGCGTTATAGGAATCTACGCGTATACAATTGGAGCAgtgaaacaagaagaatttttagatgATTTCAACGAACCTGAGAAAATAAACACGGAGTAA